The Vibrio sp. SNU_ST1 genome has a segment encoding these proteins:
- a CDS encoding ATP-dependent Lon protease: MIVSPATAVSVPLIAPSVNVQTEQVARDNRVREPVAPAVALARTNAERKVKSDDKRRQQSAWDPSDHPGYEMENESEANSVSHEEPQDSFDRLFSLLALRTYSADQGKGYTMRFRLPKHVLDAAIQEGQMEKRRKVIKYHYGHAVAPHAPSEMLVVL, translated from the coding sequence ATGATTGTGTCACCTGCAACTGCAGTAAGTGTGCCACTGATCGCCCCGTCCGTTAATGTGCAAACAGAGCAAGTTGCGCGTGATAATAGAGTCCGAGAGCCTGTTGCTCCCGCAGTAGCATTGGCGAGAACCAATGCAGAGCGTAAGGTAAAATCAGACGATAAACGAAGGCAGCAGTCGGCTTGGGATCCTTCAGACCATCCAGGTTATGAAATGGAGAACGAGTCAGAGGCCAATTCGGTTAGCCATGAAGAGCCACAAGATTCTTTTGACAGGTTGTTCAGCTTATTGGCACTGAGAACATACAGTGCTGATCAAGGAAAGGGCTATACCATGCGTTTCCGCCTGCCAAAGCATGTTTTAGATGCGGCGATTCAAGAGGGACAGATGGAGAAACGACGTAAGGTCATAAAATATCATTATGGTCATGCTGTTGCGCCTCATGCTCCATCAGAGATGCTGGTCGTATTATAA